DNA from Amorphoplanes friuliensis DSM 7358:
CCGTGAGTGCACCGGCCAGCGCCGGCAACGACCCGAGGTAGGACCCGCCCGGTGCCAGAGCGGCCAGCGTCAGGCCCAGCACCGCCAGCCAGCCCAGGCCGCCGATCGCCAGCGCCGCCGGGCCCAGGCGGCGGCGCAGGAGCGCGTACCAGGCGAAGACGACCGTGGTGGTCAGCGCGAGGATCGCCAGGCGGTACCAGAGAGGGCGGTACGGGTCGATGAGCTGTTCGGCGTACCCGGGGCGGATGATTTTGAGCAGTGCCCAGAAAAGCTGGGCCAGCACCGGGACCACGATGATCGGCACGAGGGCCAGCCCGAAGCCGCCGGCCAGGCGCCCGCTCGTGGCGAGACCGCGGCGCCGGGCCAGCCAGCCGAGCGCCAGCACGGCGAGCAGCGCGACGGCGGCGAGCGGCCAGGTCAGCGAGCCCGGATAGACGGCCAGCCCGCCGGGGATCGGGAAGTACGTCGCGTCGCCGCCGGACTTCAGTGTCGGCAAGTCGCGATTGCCCAGCTCACGGGCCAGGGCCAGCGCGTTGTCGCCGTGGTGCTGCAGGCTGTCCCGGTTCATCGTCGCCGGGGTGTCCGTCGGCGCGTGATAGACCGCGGCACCGTCGATGTAGGCGGTGTTCAGCCCGGTGAAACCCTTCTCCCGGAACGCCGTGAAGTCCGTGTCGTTCGGCAGCAGGCGGTAGATCTCCACCGCGAACGAGGTGCCCACCGGCTTCGGCGCCGTCGCGTACGCCCCGATCAGGCCCGCGTTGTCCGCCGCGGTCTCGAACATGATCGCCGGGCCGGTGCTGCCGCGGGCCTCCAGGTTGAGCGCCACACCACCGTCGCGGGCCAGCGGGTGCTGGTCGACGAAGGCCTTCGCCCCGCACAGGCAGGCCTCCTCGGCGTCGGTCAGCACAAAGACGACGTCGTTCTTCAGGCGTGGGCCCTGGGCCAGCGCACGGGCCGTCTCCAGTACCGTCGCGGTGCCGGCGGCGTCGTCGTTGCCGCCCGGCCCGGTCTGCGCCGAGTCGTAGTGCGCCACCAGGAAGATCCGGCCCGTCGACGCCGTACCCGGCAGCAGGGCCACCACGTTGCGGACCTGCGCCAGGCCGGTGCCGCCCGCGCTGGACGACAGCTGCCCGCCCTGCACCGAGACGGTGTCCTGGACCTCCGGGTCGAGACCGGCGGCCCGCAGCGTCGCGAGCACGTGGTCGCGGACCGCCGAGTTGGCCGCGCTCCCGGCCACGTGCGGCTCGGTGGCGATCGCGCGGACCTGCTCGAACGCGCGACCGGCGCTGAAGTCCGAGGCCGGTACGCCCGCCGATCGGGCCGCGGGCGGGCGCACCGACTG
Protein-coding regions in this window:
- a CDS encoding M28 family peptidase, translated to MDTASRALTRPARRAWAALAAVLLLVVVAVAALQSVRPPAARSAGVPASDFSAGRAFEQVRAIATEPHVAGSAANSAVRDHVLATLRAAGLDPEVQDTVSVQGGQLSSSAGGTGLAQVRNVVALLPGTASTGRIFLVAHYDSAQTGPGGNDDAAGTATVLETARALAQGPRLKNDVVFVLTDAEEACLCGAKAFVDQHPLARDGGVALNLEARGSTGPAIMFETAADNAGLIGAYATAPKPVGTSFAVEIYRLLPNDTDFTAFREKGFTGLNTAYIDGAAVYHAPTDTPATMNRDSLQHHGDNALALARELGNRDLPTLKSGGDATYFPIPGGLAVYPGSLTWPLAAVALLAVLALGWLARRRGLATSGRLAGGFGLALVPIIVVPVLAQLFWALLKIIRPGYAEQLIDPYRPLWYRLAILALTTTVVFAWYALLRRRLGPAALAIGGLGWLAVLGLTLAALAPGGSYLGSLPALAGALTGIAAVLLRGWWPVLLVTAGAAIAVVVLLPTVIMFFPALGLNLAGSGAFIATLLALALLPVVDLLHPEAGGQRGLVALRARRLGALPTFAAATAVVVFTVVGLVVDRFDAAHPAPTQLMYALDTDTGQARWLSAESSPREWTAQYVSGAPTTVTDTLPAFGDEKLLTGPATAATLPAPQLTKESDTTAGAVRTVRLRLTPQRPVRLATLHVGADTKVTAATVEGQPVPTDKTAGGPWGFGFIFHAPPTTGVEITLTLTGTTPLKLRAMDASDGLTALPGFKPRPSDVGVTGSHSSEMLAVAHTYTF